From the genome of Muricauda sp. SCSIO 64092, one region includes:
- a CDS encoding ABC transporter permease translates to MLKNYIKVAFRNLLKHKLFSVINVLGLSVSMATCLLIILLIYSQKKVDGFHEKQDRIVRVLSVEENRSFASTPLPLGKMLSENYPHVIEDVVQIRSSFVGGDVVYGDHRIPLAGRYVDDRFFTVFDFNLVSGDAKTVLKEPFSIVLTKKSAVKLFGEANPIGKSIKLNDVGLNTMGIDLIPTENKETVLGDFVVTGITDNTLPSHIQFDFLVSMSTISSLVKQGKSNATFDNWENYFDAYLYLLLKEGVSERALEPILNDVTLEKYSTLEDVNIRFASEKLSQINVSTFHQNPMSLRIPIEIIYVLSFLGLIVLFSACFNYVNLSFARSLTRSKEIGVRKTMGASRHQVFLQFILESILVGLLSLLIAIGLLQVLTKVFLDLWINQFLILDFRFDIALFLVFVLFSVIVGGMAGVFPASFLSSFSPIKTLHNTTGMTLGKGKRIHLGKGLVVLQFCASLFFIITTLLIFSQLNYLTEKEYGFDQSNVINLKLQGMDYETLTNELIQNPSIQGISACSFVPGTGGYSGSVLIENNGAKGESDLTSHFIAVDQNFIPNLKIQLKAGTNFSAEMPKHNEEFVIVNEAAAQLLGYTVPETVVGETIRIGEERTALTVIGLTSNFIFDLLTEADPKDPLLLRYLPDKFAYVNVRHTPTSNTGSVISFMERQWKSLDKVHSFKYHIYEDELKATNAIFSDIIYILGFISFLTITISTLGLLGIAAFTAESKRKEIGIRKVHGAKTKNITFLLSKGFLPLFLIAVLVTGPLSYFVNTLWLEAFAYKVSFSPWIIVLGMGIMFATGFGTILSQTITAAHDNPLKRLREE, encoded by the coding sequence ATGCTAAAAAACTACATAAAGGTTGCCTTTCGAAATCTTTTGAAACATAAATTGTTTTCGGTCATCAACGTTTTAGGGCTATCGGTGAGTATGGCAACCTGTTTGTTGATCATCCTCCTGATATACAGCCAAAAAAAGGTGGATGGCTTCCATGAAAAGCAGGACAGGATCGTCCGGGTTTTAAGTGTTGAGGAAAACCGTTCTTTCGCCTCAACACCATTGCCCTTAGGTAAAATGCTTTCCGAAAACTATCCCCATGTAATAGAAGATGTGGTACAGATAAGATCAAGCTTTGTGGGCGGGGACGTAGTATATGGTGACCATAGGATTCCTTTGGCCGGACGTTACGTGGACGACCGTTTTTTTACTGTTTTCGACTTTAATCTGGTTTCAGGGGACGCGAAAACGGTATTGAAGGAACCGTTCTCCATTGTCCTTACCAAAAAATCGGCCGTTAAACTGTTTGGGGAAGCCAATCCAATTGGCAAGTCGATTAAACTCAATGATGTTGGTTTGAATACCATGGGCATTGATTTGATTCCCACGGAAAACAAAGAAACCGTATTGGGCGATTTTGTGGTCACCGGCATCACGGACAACACACTACCCTCACATATCCAATTTGATTTTTTGGTCTCCATGTCCACCATATCCTCTCTGGTAAAACAAGGAAAAAGCAATGCTACTTTTGATAATTGGGAAAATTATTTTGATGCTTACCTCTATCTGTTGTTGAAAGAAGGTGTTTCCGAAAGGGCTTTGGAACCCATTCTAAATGATGTAACCTTAGAAAAGTATAGCACTCTTGAGGATGTCAATATTAGGTTTGCTTCTGAAAAACTCTCCCAGATCAATGTGAGCACCTTTCATCAAAACCCCATGAGTTTACGAATCCCCATTGAAATCATCTACGTGCTTTCCTTTTTAGGGTTGATTGTACTATTTTCTGCCTGTTTTAACTATGTAAATCTTTCTTTTGCCCGTTCGCTGACACGCTCCAAGGAAATTGGGGTTAGAAAAACCATGGGTGCTTCCCGGCATCAGGTATTCCTACAGTTTATACTGGAATCCATACTTGTTGGATTACTCTCATTGCTGATCGCTATTGGACTGCTTCAAGTATTGACCAAGGTATTTTTGGATTTATGGATAAACCAATTCTTGATTTTGGATTTTAGGTTTGACATTGCCCTCTTTTTGGTATTCGTTTTGTTCAGTGTTATAGTTGGCGGGATGGCAGGAGTGTTTCCAGCTTCCTTTTTATCTTCTTTTTCGCCCATAAAGACCCTTCACAATACCACGGGCATGACCCTTGGAAAAGGCAAACGCATACATCTTGGAAAGGGATTGGTTGTACTACAATTCTGCGCCTCCCTCTTTTTTATCATTACCACACTTTTAATCTTTTCACAGCTAAACTATCTCACGGAGAAAGAATATGGTTTTGACCAAAGCAATGTGATCAACCTTAAACTTCAGGGTATGGATTATGAAACCCTGACCAATGAACTGATTCAAAATCCGTCCATTCAAGGGATTTCTGCCTGTTCCTTTGTTCCCGGAACAGGTGGTTATAGCGGAAGTGTGCTCATTGAAAACAATGGTGCCAAAGGGGAAAGCGATTTGACATCACACTTTATTGCCGTAGATCAAAACTTCATTCCAAATCTAAAAATACAGCTCAAAGCCGGGACAAATTTTTCTGCTGAAATGCCAAAGCACAATGAGGAATTTGTAATTGTGAATGAGGCCGCAGCGCAGTTGTTGGGTTATACGGTACCGGAAACCGTGGTAGGGGAAACCATTCGTATAGGGGAAGAACGAACCGCTTTAACCGTAATTGGGCTAACGTCCAATTTCATATTCGACCTGTTGACCGAGGCAGACCCCAAAGATCCCTTGCTTTTGAGATACTTGCCGGATAAATTTGCCTATGTGAACGTACGCCATACGCCGACTTCGAATACGGGATCCGTCATTTCGTTTATGGAACGGCAATGGAAAAGTTTGGATAAGGTTCATTCGTTCAAATACCATATTTACGAAGATGAGCTTAAAGCCACCAATGCCATCTTTTCCGATATCATTTACATCTTAGGGTTTATCTCCTTTTTAACGATTACCATATCAACCCTTGGCCTTTTGGGAATAGCGGCCTTTACAGCGGAATCAAAAAGGAAGGAGATAGGCATCCGAAAAGTACATGGAGCAAAAACAAAAAACATTACATTTCTTTTATCCAAAGGTTTTTTGCCCTTGTTCTTAATTGCTGTTTTGGTTACGGGGCCCCTAAGTTATTTCGTAAATACGCTTTGGTTGGAAGCCTTTGCCTATAAGGTCAGTTTCAGTCCATGGATCATTGTTTTGGGGATGGGCATCATGTTCGCAACCGGTTTTGGAACCATTTTGTCGCAAACAATAACTGCTGCCCATGACAACCCTTTAAAAAGACTAAGAGAAGAATAA
- a CDS encoding ABC transporter permease: MLKHNLKLFFRNSNRNKGTFCINVIGLSVGIASFLVLVIYVYNDLTYNHFNTNLSNIYRIQEVYEEGTSTATKGLLLPQMQQEIPEIVNGTRIFDWDGHRLSYGDNAFLENVFYVDKGFFSVFSFPFKEGGANGVLEEKYSAVISAPFASKYFGTTSALGKQLQVGFDDVFFTITGVVDIPGNSSVTFDIVTSYETGGTISPWIKDVHDWYNTFSETYVVLQDGVRPSQIGNKLDNIVKANFLPAGKNNTKIDLIPFSEYHAAKESNQTLIIILAIIAVGILSIALVNFINLTIVNALSRTREIGVKKVHGALKKHIVKQIMVESLATGFMALLLGLILFNAILLPTFNSLFGMELAFQSLNPYFLGALLLGLWIFTGLFSGIVPSVLWSRSKLIENLQGKITATNKSGFAKHSSVIVQFVIAIVLISGTITVRRQIDFMIGKNPKFDNENVIVAQTDFWKHKDSEVASRKLDVISKELLDSPFISSVNFTGSVPGDYDENYNTFYPIGESILPDIALRKSYVGKDYFKTLGIDLLSGHGFDKDPTSLKNTVVLNKTAMDQLGFSNAEGQILVEGRKGGTQYRVIGAIDDFSYQGVQRATEPLAHFFADMENLMDWDYLTIRSEKGATSQAIALLREKWNVLFPDAPLIYFFTDEKLNIYYEEYERVNTLITWFSLLAIMLSCMGLFALASNTMARRTKEIGIRKVNGATIAQILALLNKDFVKWIGLAFLIAIPISWFAMSQWLEGFAHKTTLSWWVFALAGAAALLIALATVSWQSFKAAIVNPVEVLRDE, encoded by the coding sequence ATGTTGAAACACAATCTAAAACTCTTCTTTAGGAATAGTAACCGCAATAAAGGCACCTTTTGTATCAATGTTATTGGACTTAGCGTGGGGATAGCCTCCTTCCTGGTCTTGGTCATCTACGTGTACAATGATTTGACCTACAATCACTTTAACACAAACCTTTCCAATATCTATAGGATCCAAGAAGTGTATGAAGAGGGAACAAGCACCGCCACAAAAGGGCTTCTGTTACCACAAATGCAGCAAGAAATTCCAGAAATTGTCAATGGAACCCGAATTTTTGATTGGGATGGTCACCGTTTAAGTTATGGTGACAATGCATTTTTAGAGAATGTTTTTTATGTGGATAAGGGATTCTTTTCCGTTTTTAGTTTTCCCTTTAAGGAGGGCGGGGCCAATGGTGTTCTTGAGGAAAAATACAGCGCGGTCATCAGTGCTCCCTTCGCCTCCAAATATTTTGGCACTACCTCAGCTTTGGGCAAGCAATTGCAAGTAGGTTTTGACGATGTTTTTTTTACCATTACCGGGGTTGTTGATATTCCTGGGAACTCCTCCGTAACATTTGACATTGTAACTTCTTATGAAACCGGCGGGACCATCTCGCCCTGGATCAAAGACGTCCATGATTGGTACAATACTTTTTCAGAGACCTATGTGGTGCTTCAAGATGGTGTGCGTCCGTCCCAAATTGGGAATAAGCTGGACAATATTGTTAAGGCGAACTTCCTTCCGGCAGGGAAAAACAACACTAAAATAGATTTAATCCCTTTTTCCGAATACCATGCTGCCAAGGAATCCAACCAAACCTTGATCATAATTTTGGCCATCATCGCTGTGGGTATTCTCAGTATAGCCCTTGTAAATTTTATCAATTTAACCATAGTGAATGCGCTGTCAAGAACTCGTGAAATTGGTGTCAAAAAGGTACATGGTGCCTTAAAAAAGCACATTGTAAAACAAATTATGGTCGAGTCCCTTGCTACGGGATTTATGGCGTTACTTCTTGGTCTGATCCTTTTTAACGCAATTTTACTTCCTACCTTCAATTCCCTCTTTGGTATGGAGTTGGCATTTCAATCCCTAAACCCCTATTTTTTGGGCGCGCTACTTCTTGGCCTTTGGATTTTTACGGGACTATTTTCCGGTATAGTGCCTTCCGTGCTGTGGTCAAGAAGCAAATTGATCGAGAACCTCCAGGGGAAAATCACAGCGACAAACAAATCCGGTTTTGCCAAACACTCCTCAGTCATTGTACAATTTGTAATCGCAATTGTTTTGATTTCCGGAACCATTACCGTAAGGAGGCAAATCGATTTTATGATCGGCAAAAACCCGAAGTTTGATAACGAGAATGTCATTGTTGCCCAAACCGATTTTTGGAAGCATAAGGATAGTGAGGTCGCCTCTAGAAAACTTGATGTGATTTCCAAGGAACTATTGGATAGCCCTTTCATCTCCTCCGTTAATTTTACAGGGAGTGTCCCCGGGGATTATGATGAAAACTACAATACTTTTTATCCAATTGGTGAAAGTATTTTGCCGGATATTGCGCTGCGGAAATCATACGTTGGCAAGGATTATTTTAAAACGCTGGGAATTGATTTATTAAGTGGGCACGGGTTTGATAAAGATCCAACCAGCTTAAAAAACACGGTGGTCCTGAACAAAACTGCCATGGACCAATTGGGTTTTTCCAACGCCGAAGGCCAAATCCTGGTCGAAGGGAGGAAAGGCGGAACGCAATATCGTGTGATTGGGGCCATTGATGATTTTAGCTATCAGGGTGTACAGCGCGCAACCGAGCCATTGGCCCATTTTTTTGCGGACATGGAAAATCTAATGGATTGGGATTATCTCACCATTCGATCGGAAAAGGGAGCTACATCACAGGCTATCGCCCTTTTGCGGGAAAAATGGAACGTGCTATTTCCGGATGCCCCTTTGATCTATTTTTTTACCGATGAAAAACTGAACATTTATTATGAAGAATATGAACGTGTAAATACCCTGATCACATGGTTTTCCCTATTGGCCATTATGCTTTCCTGTATGGGCTTGTTTGCTTTGGCTTCCAACACCATGGCACGCAGAACAAAAGAAATTGGAATACGCAAGGTGAACGGTGCCACCATTGCCCAAATTCTTGCCCTTCTCAACAAGGATTTTGTAAAATGGATTGGGTTGGCCTTTCTTATTGCCATCCCCATTTCATGGTTCGCCATGAGTCAATGGCTTGAAGGTTTTGCCCATAAAACAACTCTTAGTTGGTGGGTTTTTGCTTTGGCGGGGGCTGCTGCACTCTTGATTGCCTTGGCAACGGTGAGCTGGCAAAGTTTTAAAGCCGCCATTGTAAATCCCGTGGAGGTATTACGGGACGAATAA
- a CDS encoding ABC transporter permease translates to MYTLFLKIATRYLFKNKLYSLINILGLSIGVASFVLIMLYVDHENSYDTFEGSENVYRAYMDYQEGGKWVAGDANTYIVTGPTLKDEFPEIKDFLRFRYITGGLLLRGNQVFEHTKGSLADPSYFKIFHSQLKHGNVATALEEPYSIVLTEALAQKVFGSENPMGKSLKLMDSYSPIFTVTGILKENHRNTHIKNDFLISFSTFRAWEVFEGDWERTWTQNIYYTYFSIDPNTNTTLLQQKIKDFKIEALPYERHNIEPLEDIHLYSNKPYEAEANGSIQRVRFLFVIGVIIIVLSWLNYINLSTAKSLERAKETGVRKVAGAQKPQIVFQSLLESFLLNGIAVLLAIGIVFIALPSFNTFIGKDLSLGISNIDQMLPIFGLVCLGSLVSGLYPAFILSRYTPANTLKGKVNTSPVGLKVRKGLIVGQFFATIILLVGTLMVNKQILFLKDRPIGADLEQVVALHWQVLNLGLDSDSTLVQGIRAFKDELRNIPFVEKTATANTFPGGRYEDLGSSAGITFPNGTRDEKRITYNYSVSPTFFELMDFTFVAGGPFKETSRGYSNEIVMNEKFVQYMGISEMDEAIGKTVRFWEQDWTIAGILKDYHHFGLKTGIEPIILRYAPSSNNILVKLNQKAMASGGMEQAMVQIEGAWKKIFPESTFNYTFLDQNFEAQYKDDKTFGTAFQIFTVLSILIASMGLFGLTSYTVVRRKKEIGVRKVNGATIPQILALLNTDFVKWIGFAFVMAIPVSWYAMNQWLNGFAYKTSMSWWVFALSGFLALVIALVTVSWQSFKAAAQNPVESLRTE, encoded by the coding sequence ATGTATACGCTTTTTTTAAAAATCGCCACGAGATACCTTTTCAAAAACAAGCTATACTCCCTGATCAATATTCTTGGCCTTTCCATAGGTGTGGCCTCCTTTGTATTGATTATGCTCTATGTGGACCATGAAAATAGCTATGATACCTTTGAAGGCTCCGAAAATGTATATCGGGCCTATATGGACTATCAGGAGGGGGGTAAATGGGTTGCTGGTGACGCCAATACCTATATCGTTACGGGACCCACCTTAAAGGATGAGTTTCCTGAAATCAAGGATTTTCTGCGGTTCCGCTATATAACTGGGGGCTTACTGCTCCGTGGAAATCAGGTTTTTGAACACACCAAAGGGTCTTTGGCCGATCCCTCCTATTTCAAAATCTTCCATTCCCAGTTAAAACACGGCAATGTTGCTACTGCCTTGGAGGAACCTTACTCCATAGTACTTACGGAAGCCTTGGCCCAAAAAGTTTTTGGTTCCGAAAACCCAATGGGCAAATCCCTAAAACTTATGGATAGTTACAGTCCAATTTTTACCGTGACCGGAATTCTTAAGGAAAACCATCGAAATACCCATATAAAGAATGATTTTTTAATTTCCTTTAGCACCTTTCGTGCCTGGGAGGTCTTTGAGGGGGATTGGGAACGGACATGGACTCAAAATATATATTACACCTATTTCAGCATCGATCCCAATACCAATACGACACTGCTGCAACAAAAAATAAAGGATTTCAAGATTGAGGCATTACCCTACGAGCGGCATAACATTGAACCTTTGGAAGATATCCACCTATACTCCAATAAACCCTATGAGGCGGAGGCCAATGGGAGTATCCAAAGAGTGCGGTTTTTATTTGTAATCGGGGTAATCATCATTGTCCTCTCCTGGTTGAACTATATCAATCTTTCGACGGCCAAATCGCTCGAACGGGCCAAAGAGACCGGAGTCCGAAAAGTCGCCGGTGCCCAAAAGCCCCAAATTGTATTTCAATCCTTGTTGGAGTCCTTTTTATTGAACGGCATAGCCGTACTGCTGGCCATTGGCATTGTTTTTATAGCGTTGCCTTCCTTCAATACTTTTATTGGCAAGGATTTGTCCTTGGGAATTTCCAATATTGACCAAATGCTCCCCATTTTTGGTCTTGTATGCTTAGGTTCCCTGGTTTCGGGACTATACCCTGCCTTTATTTTGAGTAGGTATACCCCTGCCAATACCTTAAAGGGAAAGGTCAATACCTCCCCCGTTGGCCTTAAGGTGCGAAAAGGACTTATTGTTGGACAGTTCTTCGCCACCATTATCCTACTGGTGGGGACCCTCATGGTCAATAAACAAATCTTGTTCTTAAAAGACCGGCCCATTGGTGCCGATTTGGAACAAGTGGTCGCCCTACATTGGCAAGTACTTAATTTGGGATTGGATTCCGATTCCACTCTTGTGCAGGGGATAAGGGCCTTCAAGGATGAATTGCGTAACATTCCCTTTGTGGAAAAAACGGCAACGGCAAACACCTTTCCAGGAGGCAGGTACGAAGACCTGGGTTCCAGTGCCGGAATCACCTTCCCTAACGGAACAAGGGATGAAAAAAGGATTACCTATAATTACTCCGTTAGCCCTACCTTTTTTGAATTAATGGATTTCACCTTTGTAGCGGGAGGGCCCTTTAAAGAAACCTCACGCGGTTACAGCAATGAAATTGTCATGAATGAAAAATTTGTGCAATACATGGGCATATCCGAGATGGATGAGGCCATTGGAAAAACCGTACGATTTTGGGAACAGGATTGGACCATCGCCGGGATACTTAAGGACTATCACCATTTTGGATTAAAAACGGGTATTGAACCCATAATTTTACGATACGCTCCCAGTTCCAACAACATCCTTGTAAAACTAAATCAGAAGGCGATGGCTTCCGGTGGTATGGAACAGGCCATGGTCCAAATTGAGGGTGCCTGGAAGAAAATATTTCCGGAAAGCACTTTTAATTATACGTTTCTCGACCAAAACTTTGAAGCACAGTACAAGGATGACAAAACCTTTGGCACCGCATTCCAGATTTTTACGGTTTTGTCCATTTTAATTGCATCCATGGGCCTTTTTGGACTTACGTCCTATACCGTTGTACGGCGAAAAAAGGAAATCGGGGTACGAAAAGTAAATGGTGCGACAATACCCCAGATCCTTGCTTTACTGAATACGGATTTTGTAAAATGGATCGGTTTTGCATTTGTCATGGCCATACCCGTTTCATGGTATGCCATGAATCAATGGTTGAATGGTTTTGCCTACAAAACAAGTATGAGTTGGTGGGTTTTTGCCCTATCCGGATTTCTGGCATTGGTCATCGCCCTTGTGACCGTAAGCTGGCAAAGTTTTAAGGCGGCCGCCCAAAACCCAGTGGAAAGCTTAAGGACAGAGTAA